The region CGGTGATCAACACGACGACGCCGTTCCAGCGCCTGATGGACCGGATGGCGGCCGCCCAGGTCTCGATCCAAGAACGCGTCGGCGGCGAGCCGGAGCGCCCCGGCACCGCCGTCAAGGCCTACGAGGCGGCGGCCCGAAGCGGCTAGCGGCCCGATCGAGACGGATGGTCCCGACCGTCTCGTGAATCCGAACCGCCGACGGGCTTCTGCAAGACACTCCGAACTCGACATTCTGTCATCCCCGGGCTTGTCCCGGAGATCCAGTGCAATGGCCGAGCCCTTGAAAGGCCTGGATCCCCGGGACAAGCCCGGGGATGACAGAGTTGAAATTGCCTGCTTCCGATCGCGTTCCGATGCGCCCTTCAACGAGCCGATGGCTCCTTGACCACTGGAGCATTTCCGGATCGGATGGAATCATCCGATCCGGAAATGCTCCAGCATCAACACCTTGAGCCAATCCTTTTCGTCTGGATCGCTTCGATCCAGACGGGACAGGCTCTAGCCGGAGCGCCATGCCGCCGATGGGGCGCCGCAGGCCGATGCCCTCCGGCCGATATCCGTCGTCACCGCCGGCCCGGGGTGGCGGACAGGCGCGCTCGGCCCTATCTTCGGTGGCAAGAGCTACCGCGAGGTCCGATGAACGTTCTGCAGTCCGTGCGCGATTTTGCGAAATCGCTGATACCTGCCCGTTTTCGCCGCGACATCGTCACCATTCCGGTCGTGCGGCTGGCGGGGCCGATCGGCATGCCGGGCGGTTTCGGCGCCAGTCTCTCGATCGGCAACGTGGCGACGCGACTGGAGGCCGCCTTCTCGATCGCCCGCGCGCCGGCCGTGGCGATCATCGTCAACTCGCCCGGCGGCTCGCCCGTGCAGGCGCGGCTGATCTACGAGCGCATCCGCGCGCTCGCCGACGAAGAGGACAAGAAAGTTCTGGTCTTCATCGAGGATGCCGGCGCCTCGGGCGGCTATATGATCGCCTGCGCGGGCGACGAGATCATCGCCGATCCGTCCTCGATCGTCGGCTCGATCGGCGTCGTCTCGGCGAGCTTCGGCTTCGTCGGACTGCTCGACCGCCTCGGCGTCGAGCGCCGCGTGCATACGGCCGGCGAGAACAAGGCGATCCTCGATCCGTTCCGGCCAGAGCGGCCGGAAGACATCGCCCATCTCCACCAGTTGCAGAAGGAGGTCCACGAGACCTTCATCGACATGGTGCGCGAGCGGCGCGGCTCGCGGCTGAAGCATGACGAGGATCTGTTCACGGGCCTGTTCTGGACCGGCAAGCGCGGGCTCGAACTCGGCCTCGTCGACCGGCTCGGCGACCTGCGCGGCACGCTCAGGGAGCGCTACGGCGAGACCGTCCGCATCAGGCTGATCGGGGAGCCGCGCGGCCTGACCATCCGCCGCGGCGGCAGCGACGGCGTGCGCCTGCCGGCCGGCCTCGCCGCGGAAGCCCTGGCGACGTTGGAAGCGCGGGCATTGTGGGCACGCTACGGACTGTGACCGTCCCGGACCATCCAGAATTCGCCGCAGTCGGGGTCCAGCCTGCCGGCACCTTCATGAGGGTAAGCCCATGCCGCATATCCTGATCATCGCCGCCGCCGGTGCGGCCGCACTTGCCGGATACAAGCTCTTGAAGCGGGAAATGGGGCGTGTCGGACGTTCGCTCGGCGAACTGCGCGAGGCGGAAGCCCGGACTCCGGTGCGCGGTGGGACGCTCGTGCGCGGTGCCGACGGGGTCTATCGTCCGGTCGACCGCCAGGGCTGAGCCCGATCGGCGGGGTTGCCGTTCCATGTCCGGTGGCCGCTCGCGGAGCGGCAGTGGGTCAATGGACCGTAGGCGGTCAATGGACCGTAGGCGGTCAATGGACCGTGGCCGAAAAGGAACCGGCCAGCAGTTCGAAGCGGCGACCGAGCATGCGCTCCTGCAGCAGGAGGGCGTCGATCTCGTCGACCAGCGACGAATCGTAGGCGTCGATATAGTCCGCCATGGGATCGATCTCGACGCGGATCGCGGAGCGTGCGACGGAAGTCGCCATAAATCTTAACTTGTAACGACAGTCCATGATCGGCTCCCTCGTCGGTCGTGGGTAAAACGCCTCAGCCCGACAGCGGTTTCGTACTTGTTGCAGAATTGTTAACGCACCCGGGCTGAACTGGAACTGAACGCGCCGGTCATGTTGGGTTTGTCCACCGGTCAGAGTGTCGCTGGCGGCGGGCCGGAGGCCGGTCCGCCGCCAGGGCCTGCTGGCCCACGGCGCGTCTCGGATCAGTCGTCCACGATCGTATCGCGGCACCGATAGATGTAGGTGGCGCCGAAGCGTTCGTAGACGAACCGATCCGGGCAGGCCTCGCCGACATGGCGCGCCGCCAGATGCGGCAGCGGCCGCGGGCGGGGATGCCGGTGGACGGCGCCCGGACCGCCGGGGATGTTGCCCGGTTCGCCGAGACGCAGGATCCCGTCGGAACCGCCCGATCCGCCGTTGCCGCCGGGTTCGCCCGTGCCGCCGGCGCCGTTGCCGCCACGCCCCCCGCCGGTGTCGGCGGCGAGAGCCAGCGAGGCACCGCCGATCACGGCGACGGAGGCGAGCGCGAGGGTTGCGGCCAAGAGAAGCGACTTCATCATCGTCACGTCCTTTCGGTTTCGCCCGCAGCCATTCGGTTTGCGGGCATCATGCCATCCAGGCGGAACTTCGTTGCTTCCAATGGGATTGATGATCGCCTTCCCGGCTTGAACCTGCCCTGAGCGCGGCATTCATCCGAGAACGGCCGCAAGCGCGACCTTGTCGGCCATCGACAGGCCGGGTCCGGCGTGAAAGGAATGCGGCCTGAAATCGGCCGAGCGGAAGGGAAGGAGCGGCGGCGCGGCATGAGGATCCTCGATATCGGCCTCACCGATCCGATCGCGGCGGCGCTCAGCCTCGCCGGTCTTCCGGGCCTCTGCGTCCTGGAAAGCGCCATGCGCGACCCTGCGCTCGGACGCTTCTCCTCGGTCGCGGCCGATCCTTTCGGGGTCTTCACGGTCGTCGGCGGGACCGCCTTCTGGAACGGCGCCGCGCTCGAAGGCGATCCGCTGGAGGCGCTGGGCGCGCGGCTCGCGCTCTATCCGCAAGGCACCGTGCCGGGTCCGGGACCGTTCCAGGGCGGTGCGGCCGGCTATCTCGGCTACGAACTCGGCCGGGCGCTCGAAAGCCTGCCCGAGCCGGCCGTGCCGGAGCCTTCGATCCCCGATATGCGGCTCGGCTTCTACGACGTGGTCGTCTCCTTCGACCACGTCACCGGGCGCACCGCGATCGTCTCGACCGGCTGGCCCGAGCAGGACCCTGAGGCCCGCGCGGCCCGGGCCGAGGCGCGCGCCGCCGATTTCGCCGCGCGGCTGGCCCGGCCGGGCGCACCGCCCGAAGGGCCCGGCACGGCGACGCTGGCCTGGATGTCGAACTTCACCCGCGCCGACTACGAGACGGCGGTCGCCCGCGTGGTCGAATGGATCCGCGCCGGCGATATCTTCCAGGCCAATCTGGCGCAGCGCTTCGCCGCCCGCCTGCCGGAGGACTTCGACCCGCTCGCCTTCTACCTGCGTCTGCGGCACGTCAACCCGGCGACCTTCGCTGCCTATCTCGATTGCGACGGCTTCGCGGTCGCCTCCTCCTCGCCGGAACGCTTCGTGCGGCTCGCCGACGGCGAGGTCGAGGCCCGGCCGATCAAGGGCACGGCGAAGCGCTCGCCGGATGCCCACGAGGATGCCGCGCACGCCGCCGAACTGATGGCCTCGGCCAAGGACCGCGCCGAGAACGTGATGATCGTCGACCTGCTGCGCAACGACCTGTCGCGCGTCTGCCGGGCCGAGAGCGTCGAGGTGCCGGCGCTGTGCGGGCTCGAAAGCTATGCCTCGGTGCATCATCTCGTCTCGGTCGTGACCGGACGGCTGGAGCCGGGTCTGGGTGCGGTCGACCTGATCCGGGCCAGCTTCCCGGGCGGCTCGATCACCGGGGCGCCGAAGATCCGCGCCATGGAGATCATCACCGAACTGGAGCGCCACGCGCGCGGCGTCTATTGCGGCGCGATCGGATGGCTCGGCTTCGACGGTGCCATGGACCTCAACATCGCCATCCGCACCGTGACCTTTCGCGGCGGCGAGGCGGTGTTCCATGCCGGCGGCGGCGTGACGCTTCTGAGCGATCCGGCGGCCGAATACGAGGAGACGCTGGTCAAGGCGGCCCGCATCTTCGCCGCCTTCAGGCCCGATCGGAACGCCCCGGCCTGAGGCCGGTCCGCGACCGCAAGGCGACTTGACGGTTCGCCGTCCACGCCCGACATGATCGGACGGTGCGGGGGCGAAGCCCGGCGGCGGAGGTATCAGGGTCCAGTGATCCTCGTGATCGACAATTACGACAGCTTCGTCGCCAATGTGGCGCGCTATTTCCGCGTGCTCGGCGCCGAAACGCGGCTGGTGCGCAACGACCGGATCGGCCTCGATGGCATCCGCGCGCTGGCCCCCGACGCCATCGTGATCTCGCCCGGACCGTGCACCCCGGCCGAGGCCGGCATTTCGAACGCGGCGATCGCGGCGCTCTCGGGCCAGATCCCGATCCTCGGCATCTGCCTCGGCCATCAGTGCATGGGGGCGGTCTGGGGCGAGCGGGTGACGCGGGCGAAGACGCCGATGCACGGCCGCGCCTCGATGATCGCCCATGACGGCACCGGGCTTTTCGCAGGCCTGCCGAACCCGCTCGAGGTCGGCCGCTATCACTCCCTGGTGGTCGAGATCGACCGGCCGGAGGCCAGTCCGTTGCGGATCACGGCGCGCTCGGAAGACGGCGAGATCATGGGTCTCGAACACCGCCAGCACCCGACCTGGGGCGTGCAGTTCCACCCCGAATCCGTGCTGACGGAGGGCGGGCTGGTGATGTGCGCCAACTTCCTGCGCCTGGCCGCCGACTGGCGTGCCGGCCGTCCCGTCCGGTCGGTCGCGTGAGCGCGATCTTCCTCAACGGGCGTCTGGTCGAACAGGCCGCGATCGATCCGTCCGACCGCGGCTTCCTGCTCGGCGACGGTCTGTTCGATACCGCAACGCTGTTCGGCGGCCGGGTCTGGCGGCGCGACGATCATCTGGCGCGCCTCATCGCCGGTGCGGACCGGATCGGCATTCCGATCGGGCGCGACCGGATCGAGGCCGCCTTCGACGCGCTGGCGCCGCTCGCCCCGGCCGCGGGCGCGGTCCTCCGCACCACGCTGACCCGCGGTCCCGGCCCACGCGGGCTGAAGCCGCCGGCCGAACCCCGGCCGACGCTCCTGGCGACGCTCGCGCCCTGGACACCGGACCTGGTGTTCCGCCCGGTCCGCGCCGCGCTGGCCGAGGCGCGCCGGAACGACCGCTCGCCAACCGGCGCGATCAAGTCGCTCGGCTATCTCGATGCCGTGCTGGAGACCGAGCGCGCCGCCGGGCGCGGTTTCGACGACGCGGTCCTGCTCGACACGGCCGAGCGCGTCGCCTCGTCGACGATGGCCAATCTGTTCGTCCTGAAAGGCCGGCGGCTGAAGACGCCGCGTCTCGCCGGGGCGGTGCTGCCGGGCATCGTGCGCGCGCGCGTCCTGGCCCTGGCGCCCTTGCTCGGCCTCGGCGTCGAGGAGACCGATCTCGACATCGCCGATCTTGCCGCAGCGGACGGCCTGTTCCTGACCAACAGCGTACGGCTGGTCACACCGGTCGAGGCCTTCGAGGATCGCCGCTACGATCCGGCCGCCTGCGGGCCGGCGCGTCTGATCCTGGAGATGCTGAGGGCCGACATCGAGGCCGAATGCGGCGTCACGCTGCCGCTCGGTGGCTGACCGGAACGGCCGGGAGCCGGCGTCCCCGGTATCACTCGTCTTCCTGATAGAGTTCGAGGGTGACGGTGCGGACCGTCACGTTGCCGAGCCAGGCATTGCGGTCGGCGCCGGTGGTCGCGTCGGTGGTCGAACCCGGCAGGTTCGAGAACAGGTCGTAAAGCGCGGTGCTCGATCCCGGCGCCGCGGCGACCAGTTGCTCGGCCTCCTTCTCCTCGGCATCGGTCGTGTTGGTCTGGTCGTCCGAAGCCGTCGACAGGCTGGTCGTCAGCTGTGCAGTCAAAGAGGACAGGGCCGAGGTGATCGCGGTCATGACGGGGTTCCTTTGCGCCGGCGGCGGCATCATGCGACCCGGCCGATGCCCCGGCTGTGCCGTATGGCACAGTTGATGGTATCGGAATACCGCCGGCAAAGATCCGAAACACGAATCCGGCGGGTGCCTAGAGCCTGTCCCGTCTGGATCGAAGCGATCCAGACGAAAAGGACTGGCTCAAGGTGTTGATGCTGGAGCATTTCCTTATGGATCGGATGATTCCATCCGATCCGGAAATGCTCTAGGCACGGTGCGGCCGGTCCCGGCGATTGACCCGCCCTGCCCGCGCCGTTACGGTCCCGGCACATTTTCGAACCGGCGAAAGCACATGATCGACCCCAGCCTGCCCGCCCATATGCGCCCGGACCGCTCGTTCCAGGGTCTCATCCTGACGCTGCAGCGCTTCTGGGCGGACTATGGCTGCGTGATCCTGCAGCCCTACGACATGGAGGTCGGCGCCGGCACCTTCCATCCGGCGACCACGCTGCGCGCGCTCGGCCCCAATCCGTGGCGCGCCGCCTATGTGCAGCCCTCGCGCCGGCCGAAGGACGGCCGCTACGGCGAGAACCCGAACCGGCTGCAGCATTATTATCAGTATCAGGTGATCCTGAAGCCGAACCCGCCGAACCTGCAGGAGCTCTATCTGAAGAGCCTCTATGCGATCGGCATCGACCCCGCGCTGCACGACATCCGCTTCGTCGAGGACGACTGGGAGAGCCCGACGCTGGGCGCCTGGGGTCTCGGCTGGGAATGCTGGTGCGACGGCATGGAGGTCAGCCAGTTCACCTATTTCCAGCAGGTCGCCGGCTTCGAATGCGCGCCGGTCTCCGGCGAACTGACCTACGGCCTGGAACGGCTGGCCATGTATGTGCAGGGCGTCGACAATGTCTACGACCTCAACTTCAACGGCCGCGAGGGCGCCGAGAAGGTGACCTATGGCGACGTTTTCCTGCAGGCCGAGCAGGAATATTCGCGGCACAATTTCGAGCATTCCGACGCCGAGATGCTGTTCGACCTGTTCGGCAAGGCCGAGGCCGCCTGCCGGAAATATCTCGAGGCCGGCTGGTCGGGCGACCGCCACCTGATGGCGCTGCCGGCCTATGACCAGTGCATCAAGGCGAGCCACGTCTTCAACCTGCTCGACGCCCGCGGCGTGATCTCGGTGACCGAGCGGCAGAGCTACATCCTGCGCGTCCGCGAACTCGCCAAGGCCTGCGGCGCCGCC is a window of Prosthecodimorpha staleyi DNA encoding:
- a CDS encoding S49 family peptidase encodes the protein MNVLQSVRDFAKSLIPARFRRDIVTIPVVRLAGPIGMPGGFGASLSIGNVATRLEAAFSIARAPAVAIIVNSPGGSPVQARLIYERIRALADEEDKKVLVFIEDAGASGGYMIACAGDEIIADPSSIVGSIGVVSASFGFVGLLDRLGVERRVHTAGENKAILDPFRPERPEDIAHLHQLQKEVHETFIDMVRERRGSRLKHDEDLFTGLFWTGKRGLELGLVDRLGDLRGTLRERYGETVRIRLIGEPRGLTIRRGGSDGVRLPAGLAAEALATLEARALWARYGL
- the pabB gene encoding aminodeoxychorismate synthase component I, yielding MRILDIGLTDPIAAALSLAGLPGLCVLESAMRDPALGRFSSVAADPFGVFTVVGGTAFWNGAALEGDPLEALGARLALYPQGTVPGPGPFQGGAAGYLGYELGRALESLPEPAVPEPSIPDMRLGFYDVVVSFDHVTGRTAIVSTGWPEQDPEARAARAEARAADFAARLARPGAPPEGPGTATLAWMSNFTRADYETAVARVVEWIRAGDIFQANLAQRFAARLPEDFDPLAFYLRLRHVNPATFAAYLDCDGFAVASSSPERFVRLADGEVEARPIKGTAKRSPDAHEDAAHAAELMASAKDRAENVMIVDLLRNDLSRVCRAESVEVPALCGLESYASVHHLVSVVTGRLEPGLGAVDLIRASFPGGSITGAPKIRAMEIITELERHARGVYCGAIGWLGFDGAMDLNIAIRTVTFRGGEAVFHAGGGVTLLSDPAAEYEETLVKAARIFAAFRPDRNAPA
- a CDS encoding anthranilate synthase component II translates to MILVIDNYDSFVANVARYFRVLGAETRLVRNDRIGLDGIRALAPDAIVISPGPCTPAEAGISNAAIAALSGQIPILGICLGHQCMGAVWGERVTRAKTPMHGRASMIAHDGTGLFAGLPNPLEVGRYHSLVVEIDRPEASPLRITARSEDGEIMGLEHRQHPTWGVQFHPESVLTEGGLVMCANFLRLAADWRAGRPVRSVA
- a CDS encoding aminotransferase class IV, encoding MSAIFLNGRLVEQAAIDPSDRGFLLGDGLFDTATLFGGRVWRRDDHLARLIAGADRIGIPIGRDRIEAAFDALAPLAPAAGAVLRTTLTRGPGPRGLKPPAEPRPTLLATLAPWTPDLVFRPVRAALAEARRNDRSPTGAIKSLGYLDAVLETERAAGRGFDDAVLLDTAERVASSTMANLFVLKGRRLKTPRLAGAVLPGIVRARVLALAPLLGLGVEETDLDIADLAAADGLFLTNSVRLVTPVEAFEDRRYDPAACGPARLILEMLRADIEAECGVTLPLGG
- a CDS encoding glycine--tRNA ligase subunit alpha; translation: MIDPSLPAHMRPDRSFQGLILTLQRFWADYGCVILQPYDMEVGAGTFHPATTLRALGPNPWRAAYVQPSRRPKDGRYGENPNRLQHYYQYQVILKPNPPNLQELYLKSLYAIGIDPALHDIRFVEDDWESPTLGAWGLGWECWCDGMEVSQFTYFQQVAGFECAPVSGELTYGLERLAMYVQGVDNVYDLNFNGREGAEKVTYGDVFLQAEQEYSRHNFEHSDAEMLFDLFGKAEAACRKYLEAGWSGDRHLMALPAYDQCIKASHVFNLLDARGVISVTERQSYILRVRELAKACGAAWLATEAGGKAAA